One Solea senegalensis isolate Sse05_10M unplaced genomic scaffold, IFAPA_SoseM_1 scf7180000013451, whole genome shotgun sequence genomic window carries:
- the pane1 gene encoding centromere protein M isoform X2, with protein sequence MSLLKPFSKLPCLNSANILLVESDEEFQQSLADALVDETDFTVNVRLAKSLPLPVENEESRPRIDLVVFIINLTSELSFQSTEASLKYLDPGYFLGKVCFMATNARNASVPTERLDAVRKLAASLHCPLLFAEDQTPDGVANATERLLTILKVAAGLVPMATPLYLSNLTRCTVPLDIDQPSFD encoded by the exons ATGTCTTTACTGAAACCCTTCAGTAAACTACCTTGTTTAAACTCAGCCAACATCCTG CTGGTGGAGAGTGACGAGGAGTTTCAGCAGAGTTTAGCAGACGCTCTGGTGGACGAGACGGACTTCACTGTcaatgt GAGACTGGCCAAGAGTCTGCCTCTGCCCGTGGAGAATGAGGAGAGTCGTCCAAGAATAGACCTGGTGGTATTCATAATAAATCTGACCTCAGAGCTCAG TTTCCAGTCAACGGAAGCTTCCCTGAAATATTTGGACCCTGGATATTTCCTTGGAAAAGTCTGCTTCATGGCCACTAATG CTCGTAATGCTTCAGTCCCCACAGAGCGGCTGGACGCTGTCAGAAAGCTGGCTGCTTCACTGCACTGCCCGCTCCTGTTCGCTGAGGATCAG ACACCAGATGGTGTGGCCAATGCTACAGAGAGGTTGCTGACCATCTTGAAGGTGGCAGCCGGGCTCGTTCCCATGGCAACTCCTCTCTACCTGTCCAATCTGACTCGATGCACAGTGCCCCTGGATATCGACCAGCCGAGCTTTGATTAG
- the pane1 gene encoding centromere protein M isoform X1, giving the protein MSLLKPFSKLPCLNSANILVFPPELVESDEEFQQSLADALVDETDFTVNVRLAKSLPLPVENEESRPRIDLVVFIINLTSELSFQSTEASLKYLDPGYFLGKVCFMATNARNASVPTERLDAVRKLAASLHCPLLFAEDQTPDGVANATERLLTILKVAAGLVPMATPLYLSNLTRCTVPLDIDQPSFD; this is encoded by the exons ATGTCTTTACTGAAACCCTTCAGTAAACTACCTTGTTTAAACTCAGCCAACATCCTG GTTTTTCCCCCTGAGCTGGTGGAGAGTGACGAGGAGTTTCAGCAGAGTTTAGCAGACGCTCTGGTGGACGAGACGGACTTCACTGTcaatgt GAGACTGGCCAAGAGTCTGCCTCTGCCCGTGGAGAATGAGGAGAGTCGTCCAAGAATAGACCTGGTGGTATTCATAATAAATCTGACCTCAGAGCTCAG TTTCCAGTCAACGGAAGCTTCCCTGAAATATTTGGACCCTGGATATTTCCTTGGAAAAGTCTGCTTCATGGCCACTAATG CTCGTAATGCTTCAGTCCCCACAGAGCGGCTGGACGCTGTCAGAAAGCTGGCTGCTTCACTGCACTGCCCGCTCCTGTTCGCTGAGGATCAG ACACCAGATGGTGTGGCCAATGCTACAGAGAGGTTGCTGACCATCTTGAAGGTGGCAGCCGGGCTCGTTCCCATGGCAACTCCTCTCTACCTGTCCAATCTGACTCGATGCACAGTGCCCCTGGATATCGACCAGCCGAGCTTTGATTAG